A window of Parafrankia discariae genomic DNA:
CGGCATCACAGCCGGCGCGGGGCCGGGCGCGGGCGGCGCGTCGTGCGCGGCACGGTTCCGCCGGCCGGGCCGGCCGACACCAACAGGCCGGCACCAACAGGTCGACGTGATCCGGCCCGAACTCGACGGCGGCCCCGCACACGCCCGGCCCGGTAGGAGGCCGGCACGGGCCCGCGGACGCCGACGAGGCCGGGTGCGCCGATGGCACGACCCGGCTAACCCGCCGCGGACCCCTGCGGGTGCGAGGTGAGGTCCGGCACGGCGAGCGAGGTCAGCCGGGTCGCCCAGTCGGCACCCGCCGGCCGCAGCCGCACGCGCCGCACCTCGCCGGCCTCGTCGCCGGCCGGACGGCTGATCTCCACCCGCAGATGTGCCCCGGCCAGCTGCTCCACCAGCCCCGAACCCCACTCGACCACGCACACGGACCGCCCGAGATCGGCGTCCAGGTCGAGATCGTCGACCTCGGCGACGCCGCCGAGCCGGTAGGCGTCCACATGCACCAGCGGCAACCGGCCGTCGGTGTGCACCCGGGCGAGGACGAACGTCGGCGACGTCACCGGGGAGCGCACCCCGAGGCCGGCCGCGAGCCCCTGGACGAACACGGTCTTGCCGGCGCCCAGCGGGCCGTCCAGGATGATCAGGTCACCGGCACGCAGCAGCGGCGCGAGGCGCGCGCCGAGCGCACGCATCCGGTCGGGATCCTCGACCGCGATCTCGGGGACGGCGGGCGTGGTCATCGGTGCGTATCCGTCCTCGTCCGTGGTTGGTGAGTGGTCGGTCGTCGGTGACGTCGGACCGGGACCGCCCGCCGGTGTCACCGGGCGTCACCGGCCCGCCGTCACGGCCCTACGCGGTCGGGTGCCCGCAGCGGTGCCCGGCGCGGCGGGCGGACCCGTTCGACCAGGTCGCGGATGGCCGCGTTCACCGCGGCCGGCCGCTCCAGCATGATCGCGTGCCCCGCGCCCTCCTCGACCCGCAGCTCGGCGTCGGGCAGCAGCTCGGCGAGGGTCAGGCTGTGCGGGAGCGGCGTCATCAGGTCGCCGTCCCCGACGAGCAGGATGGTGGGCGTGCCGCGGAGGTTGACGGCGGCGTCCAGCTTGTCATGGTCGAGCAGGGTGGACATGAAGGCGGCCATCACGGCGATCGGCGTGTCCCCCACCATCGTCTCCAGGAACGAGACGACGGACGGGGGTACGTCGGTCGAGCCGAAGCCGATCCGCCGGGTGATCTCCCAGGAGAAGTCGCTGCCGCGCCGGCGGGCCCGCTCGAACAGTGACGGGGCACTGCGCATGCCGACCGCGAGCCCGGGCAGCACCCGCCGCACGCCCCCCGTGATCAGCGCCGGCAGGCCGAAGGTCACCCGGGGGAGGTCACCCGCGCTGGTCGAGATGAGCGCCACCCCGATGACCCGGTCACCGAAGAGCTCCGGATGCTCCCCCGCCAGCGCGAGGATCGTCATGCCGCCCATCGAGTGGCCGATCAGGACGATCGGCCCTTCGGGGACCCGCTCGGTGAGGACCTGGTAGAGGTCGGCCGCAAGCTGGTCGATGGTGCAGTTCGCCGCCTCGGACGGGCCGGAGCGGCCGTGCGCGCGCTGGTCGTAGAAGACCATCGGGCCCAGGTCGCGCAGGGCGCGGTACTGGAACACCCAGGAATCGCCGTTCACGCAGAAGCCGTGCACGAAGACCAGCGTCGGCGCGGCGGAGCCGGTTCCGGGACGGGGCGGGGGATCCTGCGGCGTCTCCTCCACGTACAGCGGGACGCCGTCCGCCACGGCGACCACCAGGTCGACCCGGCCGCCGATCGGGCCGACCCGCTCCCGCTCCGGCAGGTCGGGTACGGCGCGGTGGCGCCGCACGGCCCGGCGCTCGGCGATCAGGCCGGCCGCGATCGCGGCTCCGACCAGGCCCACCGTGCCACCGCGGCGGGCGGCCCGGGAGCCCGCGGCGGACCCCGCCGCCCGCGCCACCACCCGCGCCGCGCCGGCGGTCGCGGTCAGGGCACCGGCCGCCCCCGCCGAACCGGCCGAGAGAGCGGCACGGGCGGCACCGGTCGAACGGGCGGCACCGCCGGTGGAACCGCGATCGGTTGGTGCGCCTGCCACCGTCTGCCCACCTTCCGGCCATGAAACGAACGACACCCCGATGATGCCCGATGGTGCCTGATGCCCGAAAGCGATGTCCTGAGCAGACTCGGGAGGACACGTCTCCACCCAGGCGGATACCCGACAGGGGATCACAGAGATCCACCGGGACCGGTCCGAGATCCTCCGCTAGCGTGGAGCTGGTCCAGCCGTGCGGTTGCGACCAGGGGAGGCGTCGTGAAACTGCGGTGGCGGAAGAGCAAACTGACCACGTCGCCCACGTATGGCGGCGCTGTCGACCTCGACGAGGATCTCGACGAGCTGGATGACGAGCTCACCGAGGCCGGGCCCGGGGCCGGGGCCCAGCCGGCCGGTCCCGCCCAGAGCGGGCCGGTGCTGCTGACGCTGACCACCCGCGACGAGATCGAGAAGGCCGCCGAGCGCGCGGCGAACCCGCAGCCGGTCCGTCGCCGGATGGAACGCGGCATGTTCGGCGGCGCCCCGGCCGGCCACGAACACGGCGGCGGCGCGTGCGGCACCGGCGGCTGTCGCTGACCAGCGGCCGCTGAGGCGGACCTGACCGGCCGACCAGTCGCGTCGGCCGGTCAGCCGTGCCAGCGGATCAAGCGGGTCAGATGTGCCGGCCGGTCAGACGTAGACGCGCGGTACCCGCGGGCCGATCCGGGTCACGATCTCGTAGTTGATGGTGCCGAGCGCGCGTGCCCAGTCGTCCGCGGTCGGCTCGCCCCGGTCGCCGGGGCCGAAGAGGATCACCTCGTCGCCCGCGCGCACCGGGTCGGCACCGACGTCCACGACGAACTGGTCCATGCAGACGGTGCCGGCGATGCGCCGCCGCCGGCCGCCCACCAGCACCTCGGCCACGTTCGTGGCCGAGCGGGGGATGCCGTCGGCGTAGCCGAGCGGGACGACGGCGAGGCCGGTCTCCGCCGACGTCCGGTAACGGTGCGCGTAGGAGACCCCGGTGCCCACCGGCACCCGCTTCACCAGCGCGGTACTGGCGTGCAAGGTCATCGCGGGCCGCAGCCCGAACGCGGACGGCGGCCCGATCTCGGGCCCCGGCGAGAGCCCGTACACCGACACCCCCGGCCGGACCAGGTCGAAGTGCGCCTCCGGGCTGACCAGTGTCGCGGCCGAGTTCGCGAGGTGGCGCACCTGCGGACGCAGCCCGGCCTTGCGGGCGACGTCCACCGCGTCACCGAACCGGCTGATCTGCGCCCGCACGGTCGGGTGGCCGGGCGCGTCGGCGAAGGCGAAGTGGCTCCACACGCCGACGACCTCGATCAGCCCGTCCGCCTCGAGCGCCACGGCGCTGTCGCACAGGCCGGGCCAGTCCTCGCCGGTGGCCCCGGCCCGCCCGAGACCAGTATCGATCTTGAGATGCACCCGCGCGGCCCGGCCGACACCGCGGGCGGCGGCGGCGAGGTCGTCGAGCGCCCAGCTGGCGGACGCGGAGAGGTCGACGTCCGCCGCGATGCCCGCGGCGAGGCGTTCGCCCGGTGCCGCCAGCCAGGAGAGCACCGGGACGGTGATCCCGGCGGCCCGCAGGGCCAGCGCCTCCTCCAGGAAGGCCGTCCCGAGCCAGCTCGCGCCGGCGTCCAGCGCGGCCCGGGCGCAGGGCAGCATCCCGTGCCCGTACCCGTCCGCCTTGACCACGGCCATGGTCGCCGCCGCGCCGGCGCGGGCCACGAGGGCCGCGACCGAGTCACGCACGGCGTCGAGTTCGATGGCCGCGTAGGCACGCGGCGGGTGCGACGGGTGCGGTGGGGGCGGCGGGCTCACTCCTCGACGCTAGCAAGCAGGTCCTCGATGACCCCGGGCAGGAGCCCGGGCAGGTCCGCGGCGGCGAGCGGCACGGGCCCGCGCTCCCCCGCCCGACCGTGCAGGAACGCGCCCACGGCGGCCGCGTACGGCGCCGACAGGCCCGCGGCCAGCAGGGAACCGGCGAGTCCGGTGAGAACGTCACCGGACCCGGCCGTTCCCAGCCACGGTGTTCCGGTCAGGTTGACGAAGGCCGTCCCGTCGGGAGCGGCGATGATCGTCCGGTTGCCCTTCAACAGCACGACGGCGCCGAGATCCCGCGCCGCCTGCCGGACCGTGCCGAGCCGGTCGGCCAGCAGACGTCCGGGTGTGTCGGCCTGGTCCCAGCCGAGGGCCGTGCCGGTCAGCCGGATGAACTCGCCCTCGTGCGGGGTCAGGACGACAGCGCCCCTGCGCTCCCGCAGCAGCTCCGGGCGGGCCGCGACGGCGGACGCGAGCGCGTCCAGCGCGCCGGCGTCCACGAGCAGGCCGGTACCGGACTGTTCGAGCAGCGCGTCGACGAGGCGCCGGGTGGCGTCGTCCGGTACGAGGCCGGGGCCGATCGCCCACGCCTGGACCCGGCCCACCCCGAGCATCGTCTCCGCGTCCCCCGCGTCGATCACCGTCAGCACGGATTCCGGATGGGCCCGGCGGACGTACTCGGCGGCGCCGGTCTCGGCGACCACCCGCAGGTAGCCCGCTCCGCCCCGCAGCGCGCCGCCGACCGCCAGCACCGCGGCCCCCGGATACCGGTCGCTGCCGCCGACGAGCCCGAGCACGCCGCGGGAGTACTTCGAGTCGGCCGCGGCCGGGACGGGCAACAGTCGGGCCACATCGCGGTCCTGTAGGGCGCGTAGGTCGGGCTCGGGCAGCGTCAGCCCGATGTCGACCAGCTCGACCCGCCCGGCGTGGACGGCGCCGGGCCCGACCAGCAGGCCACGCTTGTACGTGCCGAAGGTGACGGTGCTGGCCGCCCACACGGCCCCGTCCGCCACCGTGCCGGTGTCCGCGTCGACCCCGCTGGGCACGTCCACGGCCAGCGTCCGCCGGGCCGGCGCCAGCGCGGTGAGCCGGGCGTACGGTTCGCGCAGCCCGCCGCGGCCACCGATACCGAGCAGGCCGTCCAGGACGAGGTCGGCGGAGTCGACGAGGTCGGCGGCCGCGTCGATGCCCAGCCCCGCCGCGGCCGGCTCGACCGGGCCGGTGCGGTGCAGCCGCCCCCCGGCCGCACGGAGGGCCGCCGTCGCCTCGGGATGGGTCCGGCCGGGAGCGAGGGCGTGGACGCGGGCGCCGCGGGCGGCCAGCCGCGCGCCCGCCCACAGCGCGTCACCACCGTTGTCACCGGAACCGGCGAGGACGACGATCCGGGCGCCGTACACCCGGTCGAGACGGCGGACCGCGTGCGAGACGAGGCCGGACACGGCACGCTGCATGAGCCCGCCGGAGGGCAGGGACGCGAGCAGGGGCGCTTCGGCGTCCCGTACCTCGGCCACGGTGTGTGCTTCGAGCATGCGGTCATGCTCCCGCCGGAACTGCTCCCGGTCGCGCGGATCGGCCGCAGGCGCGGCGCGCTGCCGGACGGCGCCACACCGCGCGTACCGCGATGGGCGGGTCAGACGGCTCCGTGCTGGCGACCGTGCCAGGCGACCGTGGCCTCCCAGAGCACGTCCGCGACGACCTCGTTCTCGTCGGCGGCGTCGAGGAGCGTCTCCACCAGCTCCGCCCGCGGGACGCGGCTCAGGAACACCCGGATCGCCGCGTGCACGGGATCGTCGGCGAAGAGGTCCTCTGTGTGGCCCTCCTCCTCGTCGTCGTCGTCCGCCATCCCGGCCGAGCCCGTGGCGACCAGCGCGACCGCCACGGCATGGCGGCAGAAGACGCCGCCCGAACTGTCGGAACAGGTACAGGTGGAGCCGGGACCGTCCTCGCCCGCCTCCAGCCGGACCTGCTGGTGCCCGTCGTCGTCGACGGTTCCCGACGCGTTGGTCGGCCGGATCCGCAGCTGCTCCACCCGGCCGAGCAAAGCGAGGCTGACGCCCTCCATGAAGACGGCAGTGCCCGCGCGCTGGGCACACGCGCGTTCCTCGAAGGCGGCCTCGAGGGGGGTGACCGCCCCCTCACCGTGCCCGTCGCCCTCCGACGCCGAAATGATCATTCGCCAATCCTACGGAACGACGGGCCTGGTCTGCCCGCTAGGTGGAGACCAGGGGGTAGCCATCCGCTCCATCGCGATATATCGTGAACGTACGCGAAGCAACGCGATCCATTTTCAAGGGAGATCACAATGAGTTCACACGCCATGCCGGGATGGGATGCCCGCTGGGACACCTGGGGCCGCTACCTGCCGTTCGACCCCACCCGGTTCCTGGATCCCGCCCGGCTTTTCGCACTGGCCGAGGCGGCGAGAGGCTCGTGCCGACCGGGCGAGCACAGCCATGTTCACGGCGGGCACCGCGAGCACCACGGGCACGCGCACGGCGGGCACCGCAGCCACATGCACGACGACCACGGTCCCGGTGGCCACGGCCCCGGCGAGCACGGCCCCGGCGACCGTGGCGGTGAGCCCGGCCCCGGCCCGCGCGGGCGTGGGGGTCGGGGCGGCCGCCCGGGCGGGCCCTTCGGGCCGGGCGGGTTCGGGCCGGGCGGCTGGCCGTTCGGCCGCGGCTTCCCGCCGGGGCCCGGTTTCGGACGCGGGGCCCGGGTCGCCCGCGGCGACGTCCGTGAGGCCCTGCTCGCGCTGCTCGCCGAGGAGCCGATGCACGGCTACCAGATGATCGGCGAGCTGGCCTCCCGCAGCGGCGGGGTCTGGCGGCCGAGCCCCGGCTCGGTCTACCCCGTGCTGTCACTGCTCGCCGACGAGGGGCTGGTCCGCGCCGAGGAGCGCGACGGGCGCCGCGTCTTCCACCTCACCGACGCCGGCCGCGCCCACGTGGAGGCCCGCGCCGGAACGGCCAAGCCGTGGGAGACCGCGGCGGCGAGCGCGGACGACGAGACCACGGCGCTGCGGACGCTGGCCTTCGGGGTCGGCGCGGCGGTCGTCCAGGTCGCGCAGGCCGGCGACGCCGACCAGATCGCCGCGGCCCGGGATCTCCTCACCGAGACCCGGCGGGGCCTGTACCGCATCCTCGCCGGCGACCTGGCGGACGCGCCGGCGGCCGACCGACCGGCCGAGGACGGCGGCGACGGCTCAGGGCCCACCGGCACGACCGGTCCCGCGAAGCCCGGCCCAGCCGGTGGCGGCACGGGCGCGCCGGGCGGACAGCCGAAGGACCTGAGCTGACACCCGGACGAGGCGTGCCGGTCACCGCGCCGGCACGCCTCCCCGGCCCGGTGCTTCGACAACCCGGTGCTTCGACAACCCGGGCCTGGGCCTCCCTGGTCGGGCCCGGACCCGGCCCCGGGGCTGTCCCCGGGTCCGGACCCGGGGCCGGGCCCGGACCGACAAGCGTGTTGTCGGGCCAGGGCACAGACAGGCTGAGCCAACACAGTTCGGCGATCCCCGGCGGCACCGGCACCGAGGTTGAGCTGGGCTGGTGCTATTCGACCGTGACGGACTTGGCCAGGTTGCGCGGCTGGTCGACGTCCAGCCCACGGGCGAGCGCGAGCTCGCAGGCGAAGACCTGCAGCGGCAGCGTCGTGACCAGCGGCGCGAACAGCGACGACGTGGCGGGCACCCGGATCAGGTGGTCCGCGTAGGGCTCGACGGCGGTGTCGCCCTCCTCCGCGATCACGATCGTCCGGGCACCGCGGGCCCGGACCTCCTGGATGTTGGAGACGATCTTCCCGTGCAGGCTCGCCCGCCCGCGCGGCGACGGCACGATCACGACCACCGGCAGGCCGGGCTCGATCAGCGCGATCGGGCCGTGCTTCAGCTCCCCGGCTGGGAAGCCCTCAGCGTGCATGTAGGCCAGTTCCTTCAGCTTGAGCGCGCCCTCCAACGCCACCGGGTAGCCGACGTGGCGGCCGAGGAAGAGCACCGCCTTGGCGTCGGCCAGGCCGCGGGCGAGCTCCCGCACCGGCTCGACGGTGGCGAGCGTGCGCCGGACGAGCTCCGGGACGCGCTGTAGCCGGTCCACGTAGG
This region includes:
- the tsaE gene encoding tRNA (adenosine(37)-N6)-threonylcarbamoyltransferase complex ATPase subunit type 1 TsaE, producing MTTPAVPEIAVEDPDRMRALGARLAPLLRAGDLIILDGPLGAGKTVFVQGLAAGLGVRSPVTSPTFVLARVHTDGRLPLVHVDAYRLGGVAEVDDLDLDADLGRSVCVVEWGSGLVEQLAGAHLRVEISRPAGDEAGEVRRVRLRPAGADWATRLTSLAVPDLTSHPQGSAAG
- a CDS encoding alpha/beta fold hydrolase; the protein is MAGAPTDRGSTGGAARSTGAARAALSAGSAGAAGALTATAGAARVVARAAGSAAGSRAARRGGTVGLVGAAIAAGLIAERRAVRRHRAVPDLPERERVGPIGGRVDLVVAVADGVPLYVEETPQDPPPRPGTGSAAPTLVFVHGFCVNGDSWVFQYRALRDLGPMVFYDQRAHGRSGPSEAANCTIDQLAADLYQVLTERVPEGPIVLIGHSMGGMTILALAGEHPELFGDRVIGVALISTSAGDLPRVTFGLPALITGGVRRVLPGLAVGMRSAPSLFERARRRGSDFSWEITRRIGFGSTDVPPSVVSFLETMVGDTPIAVMAAFMSTLLDHDKLDAAVNLRGTPTILLVGDGDLMTPLPHSLTLAELLPDAELRVEEGAGHAIMLERPAAVNAAIRDLVERVRPPRRAPLRAPDRVGP
- the alr gene encoding alanine racemase, with the translated sequence MSPPPPPHPSHPPRAYAAIELDAVRDSVAALVARAGAAATMAVVKADGYGHGMLPCARAALDAGASWLGTAFLEEALALRAAGITVPVLSWLAAPGERLAAGIAADVDLSASASWALDDLAAAARGVGRAARVHLKIDTGLGRAGATGEDWPGLCDSAVALEADGLIEVVGVWSHFAFADAPGHPTVRAQISRFGDAVDVARKAGLRPQVRHLANSAATLVSPEAHFDLVRPGVSVYGLSPGPEIGPPSAFGLRPAMTLHASTALVKRVPVGTGVSYAHRYRTSAETGLAVVPLGYADGIPRSATNVAEVLVGGRRRRIAGTVCMDQFVVDVGADPVRAGDEVILFGPGDRGEPTADDWARALGTINYEIVTRIGPRVPRVYV
- a CDS encoding NAD(P)H-hydrate dehydratase, which produces MLEAHTVAEVRDAEAPLLASLPSGGLMQRAVSGLVSHAVRRLDRVYGARIVVLAGSGDNGGDALWAGARLAARGARVHALAPGRTHPEATAALRAAGGRLHRTGPVEPAAAGLGIDAAADLVDSADLVLDGLLGIGGRGGLREPYARLTALAPARRTLAVDVPSGVDADTGTVADGAVWAASTVTFGTYKRGLLVGPGAVHAGRVELVDIGLTLPEPDLRALQDRDVARLLPVPAAADSKYSRGVLGLVGGSDRYPGAAVLAVGGALRGGAGYLRVVAETGAAEYVRRAHPESVLTVIDAGDAETMLGVGRVQAWAIGPGLVPDDATRRLVDALLEQSGTGLLVDAGALDALASAVAARPELLRERRGAVVLTPHEGEFIRLTGTALGWDQADTPGRLLADRLGTVRQAARDLGAVVLLKGNRTIIAAPDGTAFVNLTGTPWLGTAGSGDVLTGLAGSLLAAGLSAPYAAAVGAFLHGRAGERGPVPLAAADLPGLLPGVIEDLLASVEE
- a CDS encoding SWIM zinc finger family protein — its product is MIISASEGDGHGEGAVTPLEAAFEERACAQRAGTAVFMEGVSLALLGRVEQLRIRPTNASGTVDDDGHQQVRLEAGEDGPGSTCTCSDSSGGVFCRHAVAVALVATGSAGMADDDDEEEGHTEDLFADDPVHAAIRVFLSRVPRAELVETLLDAADENEVVADVLWEATVAWHGRQHGAV
- a CDS encoding PadR family transcriptional regulator produces the protein MSSHAMPGWDARWDTWGRYLPFDPTRFLDPARLFALAEAARGSCRPGEHSHVHGGHREHHGHAHGGHRSHMHDDHGPGGHGPGEHGPGDRGGEPGPGPRGRGGRGGRPGGPFGPGGFGPGGWPFGRGFPPGPGFGRGARVARGDVREALLALLAEEPMHGYQMIGELASRSGGVWRPSPGSVYPVLSLLADEGLVRAEERDGRRVFHLTDAGRAHVEARAGTAKPWETAAASADDETTALRTLAFGVGAAVVQVAQAGDADQIAAARDLLTETRRGLYRILAGDLADAPAADRPAEDGGDGSGPTGTTGPAKPGPAGGGTGAPGGQPKDLS